One part of the Triplophysa rosa linkage group LG5, Trosa_1v2, whole genome shotgun sequence genome encodes these proteins:
- the si:ch1073-184j22.2 gene encoding dual specificity protein phosphatase 18 produces MSLSQITPTLFLSGADAPMNQPLVTRKGITLIVNVTLSHTCPFYPGVECIRVAVSDLPNARLCDHFDHVTARIHNNRAGGTLVHCAAGMSRSPALIMAYLMKYKGVTLRQAHNWVKDSRPYIRLNSGFWAQLLDYEKKLFGKNTVKVAEPLDPLPLPKTPRLAPKYNMRQFPPSPRLGRVRRYTSIVLYSAK; encoded by the coding sequence ATGTCATTATCACAGATTACACCAACCCTTTTTCTGAGTGGGGCTGATGCTCCCATGAATCAACCACTCGTCACCCGGAAAGGTATTACGCTCATTGTGAACGTGACcctgtcccacacctgcccgtTCTACCCGGGTGTGGAATGTATACGTGTCGCTGTGTCCGATCTCCCGAATGCCCGTCTGTGTGATCATTTTGACCATGTGACAGCTCGAATCCACAACAACAGGGCTGGAGGAACCCTAGTGCACTGTGCTGCGGGCATGAGTCGCTCACCTGCTCTGATTATGGCCTACCTTATGAAGTACAAAGGAGTGACCCTGCGGCAGGCGCATAACTGGGTTAAAGATAGTCGACCCTATATCCGCCTTAATTCAGGCTTCTGGGCCCAGCTTCTAGATTATGAGAAGAAACTCTTTGGTAAGAATACTGTGAAGGTGGCTGAGCCATTGGATCCACTTCCATTGCCCAAAACACCAAGACTGGCTCCCAAGTATAACATGAGACAGTTTCCTCCGTCTCCAAGGCTTGGCCGGGTTAGACGATACACCTCCATTGTGCTTTATTCGGCTAAATGA
- the si:ch1073-184j22.1 gene encoding erythroferrone, producing MKLRHGAGGALMALLLSFLLTTCTTQDSEESLELLDENNTVSTESPETVSSDITFVSPHRTWIAFRDNSNKGGNKKPRGNKRLSKHGLPGPPGPPGPQGPPGPPGPQLPHHAELIQDFQVKLKEMVGTHCLQCDQPPRVATAFRCRLQHNLIVPRRSLQELQPFSTPSNTEQFHQRGQAFNTSSGRYTAPVSGFYQLTASLLLDSNESQKRPQARQRDSVKASICIESLCQSNVSLETVTGVSATGGVFSILLTGTLYLQAGEYVSILIDNGTGSALTILRDSLFSGILIGV from the exons ATGAAGCTCAGGCATGGGGCGGGAGGGGCACTGATGGCCTTGCTGCTGAGTTTCCTGCTGACTACATGCACCACACAAGACAGTGAAGAGAGCCTGGAGCTGCTGGATGAGAACAATACAGTCAGCACAGAGAGCCCT GAGACTGTATCGTCAGACATAACCTTCGTGAGCCCCCACAGGACATGGATAGCCTTTAGAGACAACTCCAACAAGGGTGGAAATAAGAAACCAAGAGGAAACAAAAGGCTCTCCAAG CATGGCCTACCAGGTCCACCAGGCCCTCCGGGCCCCCAGGGGCCTCCTGGTCCTCCTGGCCCCCAACTGCCCCATCATGCAGAATTGATACAGGACTTCCAAGTCAAATTGAAAG AGATGGTAGGAACTCACTGTCTGCAATGTGATCAACCACCTCGTGTGGCCACGGCCTTCCGCTGCCGActacagcacaacctgatcgtACCCCGTCGCAGTCTTCAGGAGCTCCAGCCCTTCAGCACT CCTTCAAACACAGAGCAATTCCATCAGAGAGGACAGGCTTTTAACACCAGCAGTGGCCGATATACAGCTCCAGTGTCTGGCTTCTACCAGCTCACAGCTAGTCTGCTGCTGG ACTCAAATGAGTCTCAGAAGAGGCCTCAGGCCAGGCAGAGGGACAGTGTCAAGGCCTCCATATGTATAGAGTCTCTTTGCCAGAGTAACGT GTCTTTAGAGACGGTGACTGGGGTGAGCGCTACAGGGGGAGTATTCAGTATTCTACTTACTGGAACGCTTTATCTGCAG gCTGGAGAGTATGTGTCTATTCTCATTGACAATGGAACAGGCTCAGCCCTCACAATTCTCCGTGACAGTTTGTTTTCTGGCATCCTCATTGGAGTATGA